The nucleotide window GTGTATTTATTAGTTCTTTATACAAACGACAACAGTCCACTGAACTATAAACATGGGAGTTACAACCATATTACCTAAGTTTGAAGCACTTGGTTTCACAGCAAGTGTCAAACCCAGAAAACAATCATCAGGTTCAGTGCCGAAATCCCATACATTCAACTCAAGATTTGGTTTTGCCCCTTCACAATGTACAACAAAATATTAATAGGTTGAAccaggaaaaaaaaaagtgaatagAAAACGTTATCAAACTGTATAACATGGGAACTAGTATTGAACTTCAAAACTTACCCATGttgtttagcctcagctcaagtGGATCACACAGTAGCGGACGAGGAACATGCACATCCACCTGTCAGGACCTTTTAGTAAAATTGATCTTATACAAATAGAAACATTAAATCTCTAGAACACATATATTACATTAAAAAAAGGATGCTGCAATGCCTGTTCTGCCGTTGGCCTCCTTAATGGGTCCCATGAGCAAAGTTGCTACAAGCAGTCAAAGCAGGGGGTGTAAGATATTATAGTACAGTAAATATCATTTTGCTAAATGCTAGTCAACCGCAATACACACCAAGATTAAATCAACAGCCTCTGAGCTGGCATTGGGCATGATATCCGATAGGTTGGTAGGTGATATCTGCCCAAAAGTAATGGcagcaaattttttttttaaaaaaaaggtcaAACTATAGCAGATAATTGAtaactaataaatatttattaaaaaaatcttACGTCAGAATAGCTTATATTGATTAGACGAGAGATATTTGTTGCTTCAGGGAAAGAAGTCCAATCTGGTGCACCCAGAACACAGCATATCTTGTATAGTTGATCAATTTCACTGCCAGGATGTGAAAGAAATACCGTAAGAAAAAATCCTTAAAAGTTCTGATATATCTTTCTTTTCTTCTGCGGTAGAAGTTAAAAAACAAAACTAATGTATTCTGAACAATTAGCAAACAAGAATACACTCATTCTTTCTTCAGCGGTAAAAGTCAGAAAACAAAACTTATGCATTCAGAATTAACAAACAAGAACAAAAGATAGTGAACAAACACACTAAGAAACTTGCATGGTAAGTAAAGCAGTTTTCTTAGGATCATGGCACTGCCAAGATTAAGTACATAGAAAGATAACAAATATACCTTCTTCAATATATATAGTTATGCATCCCCACATTGAATGCATAGCTGAACATTCATGTACATACACATAGTAGCATAGTGAGCATCCTATGACCACAGCACTGGCAAGACTACTAAACAGAAAGGTAAGAAATTTACCTTTCTCAGTATCTATAGTTGTAAATCCCCGCTCATGCATGCATGCACACACGCTTTCATGTACATACACATAACAGTATTTGAAAATGATAAAAGAGGCATGGACTGAGGACGATATAAGAAAATTTATGCACCATAATGCCCATAAGCAGAAAAGCCCAAAAAAAAAATACGCATGTGTAGGTTGGATCAATTTCGTTTCAGGTTAAAACTATCTGAAGGCCACATGGAAAATTTTCCTTGGCATATGTTATTAGGATATTGTATACATACAATCAATCAAACTAGTAATTTTAACCCATGAAATTATCGACATTAGAAATCATAACTAAAGACCCAGCAGAATCACCAAAGTCAAGGGTCACATCATATCAACAATATATTATAGGAAAATTTATAAAGACCAAAACTTCAGGAATATAACGCAGcttatctctctctctctctctctctctatatatatatatatatatatataaaggaatGTATCAAAGTTAGTACATGGTATTAAGACACAAAAATCTTTGCCAAACTTGTGCTCATTTATGCCTGAGAAAATATAGACTTGTAAGAACAAAAGGATTGTCTTAATTTATACCATCTTCCACCAAAACTAAAAAGAGGAGAACTTAGAATAATAAATCACCTTTCACCAGGGAAAATAGGAGACAATGTGAAAAGCTCTGCTAATATTGCACCAACAGCCCACATATCTGTAAGTGTTACCATTATCAGACATCATTCAAGCTAAAGAAAGCATTATAAAATCTCAACATATTACATTAATGGAAACAAAGCAAAGCtcaatgaaaataaaaatgtgcATATGCACATGTACACACACTCAGAGACTTAAATCCATATACCAATTGCAGTAGTGTAATAGGAAGACTGCAACAAGACTTCGGGAGCACGGTACCTAACACAGTTAACCCAAAAATCATTAGATGAGAAAACTAACCCTGAATAAACAGGATAGAGTTATGAAGAAATCAGTGAGACTGTGCCCACATTGCCTGAGCATGAACAAACACAAACTCACCACCTAGTGGAAACATATTCTGTATAAGGAGGCATTGACAATACTTCTCTCGCCAGTCCAAAATCAGCAATTTTGAGAAAATCCTTGGTGACCAGCAAGTTTTctttaaaaacaaacaaacaaacaaacagatAGATTACTATATAGATATCCACCATCAATTGCAAAAAGGACTTAAAGAATGCACCGAAAAGAAAGGAACATTTACCAGGTTTCAGATCTCGATGAAAATATCCATTCCCATGCATGTGGACAAGTCCTTGCAGCATCTGAGACATGAAGCTGCGTATCTCCCCTTCAGAAAAAGGTCTTTGTTGCTCTTTCATGATTTGGTAAAGATTATGCTCCTAGAAAGAAGTTAAATTAAGCTCTCATAAAAAGAACCCAACGGTGTTTCCTACAAATTCATGCTTGATTCCAGCAATCGTACATCACACTACTGATTACTTCAAATGAAAGATCAAAATAACAGTTTATAATGAACAAAACAGAAGTAAACAATTAATGTAGCATTATGTTTAAATGAAAGAAGCACAATCGACATTGAGATTAGCAGGCAAACACAGTCACTTGAAACctttattttcaaaagaaatcaTGATATTTGGTTGAAAAGAGATATCTAAATTAGAGGTTTTGTGTTTGTTTGGGAGAGAGGGGTTAAGCAAGTACCTGCACAAGTCTTGCACTAAAATCAATTCTAGAATGCTTCAGAAATCAACCATAGTAGTTTTGGTTAAACAAAGGCCAGCCTTCCAAATTTTGAACAAGCTtaaacattgaaaattttaaattcaacaaACAGATTCCCCTAGAAGCATAGCCTCTGGCTAGGAAATGGTTACAAACTAGCATTTGTAACTAAGGCATGAACTAGACCACTCCAAAGTTCCTAGCCCCTGTCTCTAATCATAGTAACATTCCCAGCTTTGTATTTTccaaaaacaattaaataaagcAACATAACACTTTAATATCAGAGATCAAAAGTACAGTATTTAAGCAGAAGAAAATATTTCACAAACTCATGCTTCCACTGAATAATAATGTGAACTTTGAAAAGCATCCTTACCATGTACTCGAAAATGAAGAATAGTTCATTGTTTTCCCCGACAACCTCCTTTAACTTTACAATATTAGGGTGATTTAGCTTACAAAGGGCCTGTGGAGAATAAATTATTGATACCATCAAGAAAAAGCATGTATCCATAAATGGTGGAGAATAAATGGAACATGCTCTCTTGATGAAGGCTTGGGTGAAAAGCAAAACATTCAAGGAAATATCACAGCATACCTTGACTTCTCTTAGATTCATACACTCTTCCCAAAAGTAGAacttccttttcattttcttaacAGCAACCTAGATTGGAACATTTACAAAAGCAATGAGGCAGAGCTCAAGTAAGTTCTACATTTTGTAAATTCGCTATTATCTTGGTAAAACTTAGAAAGGAATACAGACAAGAATTAAAGACAACCACCCACAATAGACTGAGTTCATTTTTCTAATCCAAGGTTTTCCTAAAGATTATAGCCAAAGTTGATGAACGCTCATTGAGATGACATTATCAAAAAGAACCAAATGCATCAAACTTTTTAAAAGAGTAAACCAACCAATATTCTTCTATTGAACTCCTAGGTTTTCCTAATCCTGtttctatatacatatatatatatgctcgaAGCTTCTACATAAAGGACTTctcttatatgtatatatgctatAATATCTCACGTCATGCATATATCCAGCCAACCCATTTTTCTATTCCTTTAAAATCTAAGTTCCAAGAACAGTGTTCCATCTCATACATTACATCCCCATTAGAATTCACAGCTTTAGAATCTCGTTTTAACTTCTCTTCTAACAGACAAATCAAAATGCTTGCcaaccccccccccccaaaaaaaaaaacaaggaaGGGGATGGGACAGGAGGCATATGCAGCCTGAGAGACAGGGATCATCAATTGAGGTTCAGACATCCTAAGATAAATGAGAAGTCAGatacaaattttaacttaaaCCCCAAAAACTAGTTGCTGGTAGATGAACAATTGACCAAGTAACCAATACAGACTTCACTTAATGATTCAAAATCACAAAGTGATTTCAAAATTGATCCTACATTCATTATTCTTTATCTGCAATGTATTCTACCATATGTGAGGTATAAAATGGGCACAAGAACATATCttattgacaaaaaaaaaaataaacgagTGGTTATTTAAACTGAAAGATAAAAAGCAACTAGGGGAGAAAGAGCTCCTTACAATCTCAAATGTTTCTATATTGAAGGCTTTGAACACGCTACCACAGGTGCCATCTCCAAGCTCTTCTAAAATTTTATAcctaagtgaaaaaaaaaaaggagaaaaaatgAGAACTTGACAAACTTACAGATATTAAGAGCAGTGGGAAGAAACTAACCTTTCCATTATTGCAGTTGTAGCAGATAATAATCAACAATTTGTCAATGTACTTCTAACAACCTCCAAATAGAGATGTCGACTGTATCGACATAGGCATGACCACTAGCTTGCATACACGGTTTACTGCAGCTAAACTGTAGCATGAAATGTATGATGTTGACAGGAACCGACTTCTCATTATAAGaatgattgagtatcacccagaaAATTATCAACATCCTCAAATGCAGCTTCTACAAGCTGCAACCAGTTCGTATCATCTAAAACCAACGAGTCTATGAGACCTACAACAAAACTCCAGTGTAAGAGTTGAACTTCATCTATCAATCCATTTACTTACACTCAGCTTAAATGATGTCCCATAGATGAAAACAGGGATGGGCTGGACAATCACCAAAAAACAATACAACTCAACTAAATTATTTGTCATAAATCATATTGTAAAGAAAGAGCAGTGATAAATATATTAGACTTGGTCTTTATAAGGCTTGTATGAAAAAGTATAAAACATAATTCTGTTTCTGTCCAAAGAAATTATACATGGTGCTTTAGACCTAGAAAGAAATGTGGACTGAAGGCCATGGGTAAATCTTTACATGGTCAGAAAcacggaagctaatataagactTTACCTCGTTACCTCTTTGTACTCATTCATTAAACAATGTGTTATTTAAAAAATGAACTCTCTGGATTTTCAAACAAGGAAAAGTTTGCAATAAATACATCAGCAAATTCAATCAGATTTCTCCTACATGTAAAGTCATTAATCCATTATTTTTAACAACTTAGCCTTAAAAATATAACACATTTAAAAAAAAGCTTTCTGATTTAAGTCCTCGATTTATTGAAGCCGAATCAGATAAAACCAAATCAATTTAAATCCAAACTAATAAATAATTacataaatcataaaaaaaaaagaggtatGGAGGACCTTTTCCTGAACTAAAAGAAAAATCCCTGCCAttgatttccttttttttcaaaaaaaataaaaataaaaatacaaggatGCAAACAGTTATCCATGCTTTAACGcctagccaaaaaaaaaaaaaacatattcagCAATACTTTCTTTCTATTTCCTTACCGAGAAAAGGGCGCGTAttttgaccaaaaaaaaaaaaaggcgcgTATTCTTTTTATTAAGAAAAATAGAATAACAAATCTACgaaaataagatattataattATACGAACGCAAGCACTCGGCCACGGCTAAATTCAACCGCATAGACACACCATAGCCGAATTCGAATCAGTCTCTATCTTTTGACCACTTCTATCATTAAAGAGAGCACCAAAATTAATAAGAAATATCAAAGAACTTTCGGCAACTTCTACCTCTCCGTTTTCTCGGAAGACAAACAGGAATTAAGACGAAAACTTCAAGTGCATTCCAATGTGAAAGAAATATGCAGctcaaggaaaaagaaaaaaaaaagcgaaACAACAATTGAACATTAACAACAAAATTACGCAACTTTTTTCCAAAGAAAAGATGAAGACAAAAAGAAAGACACTGAGAGAGACTGAGAGAGATGAAACTCACATCCGATAACCAAAGCGACGAAGCAAGAAATGGAAGCAGATCGCCAATGTCTAAACGATGTTCGTTTAAAACAAGGAAAATGGAAGAGTTTCAGAGAGAGAACCTTCAGAAAAAGAAATCGATTTCAGATTACTACCAGAGAGAATTCTGCAGAGGAAGGGGAGATAGAAAacgaaagaaaaatatataataatttaatatttaatactttttcaaaaaaaaaagattttattcttttaaaaaactTTTGAAAATTGAAACGAAGAACAATGCTTGGTTGTGGAGGGGAAGGGCGGTGGTCCCAGCGGTAATACAATATTATTTTTGCCTGAATTACTATAATGTCCCAAAGACTTGGTATATTACGGAATTGTTTTTTCTGTGTTCTGACGATAATGTCCCTCATGGATGGATAAGAACTAGTGACGTGGACGGTGAATTAAATGCGCACATAAAGTTTGCTGGGACTTAAGCGTCATTAAAGGATAAGTGTATGGATGTTTTTGTCCGTGGAAAATTTTCGGTGTGTGTTGGGCTTGTGATTTACACTGTGGATCCGGCCCATTGCTTCATTCAGGTCTAAATTCATAAGACTTAATATAACTTTTAGTACTTAAATTTGACACTTTTttctaatttggtaattaaattttttttagctcaatttggtatttaaatttgataatttttcttGGTACCTAAGCCTATTTTGGATGTAATTTAGTAATTGAATTTGacatttttttctaatttgataCTTCAActtttttttagggttttttatccaaataatatttaaaaaaacctAAATGGGTTGTTGCAAGaattatgtaccaaaatggtacatttAAATGAGTGGAGGGTGGTGCATAAGCGGCACCACCCTGATTTTCTGGCACAAAtcagcaagaaaaataaataaataaataaaataatggtGGAACCATGTAGATAGGCAGCACCTAATGTAAAATACAGGTCAAATATGGGTCGTATACGGTAAAAATTGGACCCAAAAATTGACCCGCTACCACGATGGGACAACACACTAGGTCATGTCTAGGGAAGAGGCAACACTCAGTGATGGAGGAGACGGCACAGGCGGCACTGGTGACGCCCTGGCAAAGGCAACTCTAGTGATGCCCTGGTAGAGGTGGCACCACGGTGGTAGGCACAGGCGATGGGACGACTCATACAGGGTATTTGTTGTTATTGTATGTTTGGTTCACTTTTGGCCGGTGAGTGAAGGAGAAGAAAAAGAAGGAGAAGAAAAGAAGAGatgaagaagaaagagaagaagaggGTTGGAAGagaagggaaaaacaaagtaaaaaaaaaaacaaagagaaaGATAATAGATAGAGAGAAGTAGAAAGAGaaggaaaaataaatagaaaatgtaatttttttgttataaattaatggattaatataaatttaatttgtttttgttgttattattgttgatttaattcatatttaaattcatattttatttttgtaaggtattatttggttaaaagagctattaaggtatgtttgtatttattttatattttcattcattcataatttagttttaatgttttatttttatgtaatttatttgttttgtgtgtttttatgtaatttatatgtTATGTGTGTTGTAGGttgattatatttatttttatgaaatttatttggcatgttattttgattattttaatttttaatttttattttttatgtaggTAAAAGACGAGACCGTTGATATGGAATTTGGAATTTATGAGATAAATTAGGAATTAGTTTACATGTTCtaattttttaagattttataattgagaataagagtttatgtttttaaattttattttatgttatttataaatattataaatgaaatttcttttgaagttctatgcaaaaaaaattatatttttaacaatAATTAAGTTggcatattattatatatattatattttaaaccaatacattttacttattatcattttaaaataataataatattcgtatttattatgtataatttatgttatgtttttgttatatttttattgacatgttatttttattttttaatatatttttttgtttttatgtaGGTAAAAGATTAAAccattgagatggaatttgtgaaTGGGACCATTGAGTTGGAGTTTGAGTTGGAATTTGtaagatatatttattttgttaatgtaGTATAGAAAAAATATGATGTGGACAAAGCTATTTggtattttttgtaattaaaagcaATATATAAAATTTCGGTATTTTGATACATATTTAAAATCCATCAAACTTTGAAATTAATAAccgaaatttgttttgaaattgcaAGTATCGCAATGGGTTCATTGATTAAAGTCGATGGTCACATATCAATCACAGTTAAAAATAtggtaatatattattatttgttaatcaCAAGTTCCCTTAAAAAAAGATCTACGTAATTTAtggaaataaattatgttattataactattttatgtaatttaatacTGTCATGGCCCGTATTGCGCATTAAAAGGTCGGGTGAATGGTTTAGGATATTCCCTAGATGAACGATTGATGCCATATTTGGAGCTAGTTGGATTCGAGTCAACATCATTGATCCGGATGTTCGATTTGCGGTACGATTTAATATCCGCATTGGTTGAGCGTTGGCGCCCGAAGACCTACACTTTTCATTTGTCGTGTGGGGAGTGCACTGTCACTCCGGAGGATGTTTCATTGCAACTTGGACTCCCAATCGACAGGAGTGCCGTAACGGGCGTAAGTACGATAGCTGAGCCGACTGCCCTCTGTTATAGTCTACTAGAAGTCTCGCCCTCGCCTAACGATGCTGAGTCCAAATTTACAGGCTTAAAATTCTCATGGCTGAAAAGCCAATTTTGAACATTTATCAATTAATACCACTGGGTATGAGGTGATGTGCACAACTCGAGCGtacattatgcatattatagGGAGTGTACTGATACAGGATGCGAACAGCAATAGGGTTCATTTGatgtatttacccctattaactaATTTGCTGAATGTTCGCTTGTATAGTTGGGGTTCCGCAGTTCTGGCTATATTGTATCGTATGACAAAGCATGATGTCGTAAACGTAGGTGGATGCCTTCTATTGTTGCAGTCATGGGCTCTTTAtcggatgccattcttggcatcggTTAGGCACAAACCTTACGCATTTCCACTAGTGAAcaggtgataaaatttaacttgttattaattgACATTTTTTTAATGATACTATTTTAAAGATACTATTCTAACATGTAATTTGTTTTCATAGATAGAGTTTTTATCTGGGTATCGGGAGGTCGTACACTGTCCCAATATATCGTCTGATGATTGAACAACATACCGGGGAAGGGGTAAGCTATTCCAATATTCGTGACATTTAATTACTTTGTATATCTTACTCGAACTGTGTTAAATTTTAACCATGTTATTAATCATGCAATTTATCTGGATGTCATATTGGAGACCAAAAATTGCGGCGGTTATACCCTCTTTAGCCCACATTCATTCTCACATATAGTGCATTAATGCACTAATTATCAATTTCCAGACAGTTGAGTAGTATAACAAGGATCGAGCACTCTAGCAGTTTGGTTGCATCCAGTATATCCTGGATCCTCAGGTGGGGAAGATTCACATGATCAACAAGAGaggaaaacatagaaataattggGGAGTTGTGCACCGAAAATATGTTGCAGTGTGGGATAATTAGATGGCGCAGAATCCTCAGATAGATATTTCTTCCTATTTGCAACCACCGTTAGAGTACATACAATGGTACTCTAGTACGAGAAAACTATATTTATTTGATGGGCAGTCAATTGTAGTCTCTTGGCACATGCATAGACTTGGGGCATACAATCCAGTGCCTGATATAGAGGTCGAGCCAAAGCCAGATCCCGAGCCACAGCCTGAGCCCGAGCGGTCGCAACACATTCCGCGAATAGTTTTTATCATCCGGAGTTGCGGGTCAATAACTATTTCTCGGGCTTATCAGGACACGAATATCACTCTGGGTTTGATATCTTTAGTCCAGTACCACTGCATTATAGCACTCCTCCCGACCCGTATCCACCGCATTACTCCACTCCTGTTGGGTCGTATCCACCGCAGTATAGCACTCCTCCTGGCTCAAGTTTATCGATGGCTTTCGGGGCATATGATTTTTCTTTCATGTGTCGCACACCCCCACCAACAACTGAAGAGGATGTTGATCACCGCGATCACCCACAATATGAACGTTGACCCCCGTAGAAATATACCCCTAagaccacactatcaaaccatcaattttagcggtttcttgcaatttaaatattacaaagtttgtattttttattttaaaaatataaatcaagaaaaataaaatctttgtatttatttaattagattaattgcaaCATTAAAACTTAGAACAAACTTTGTGGTCATAAATTAGATTAATTGCAACATTACaacattaaaacactaaaattggaacaaattttgtaatataaattaaatacattataacattaaaaattagaacaaactttgtaatataaattttgtaatataaattaaatacattacaacattagAAATTAGAACaaactttgtaatataaattagGTACATTGGATTACATAAGCTCAATTCTAACCCGATTGTGACAATTGTCCAACATGGTAATTTCGCTGCTGGCATTTACTATGATTATGACTAGCTAATTTGCATAATCCACAACGTTTACTGTCAGATTTCTCCCTAATTTCCATTTCACTATGGATTCTAGATGATTGTGGACGACCTTTCGGATTCCTACGCAACCCTTTGTCTAGGACAAGCTCAAAAATCGTCGGAGGCACCTCCTACCTAGACAGATCACGCAGGACAGGGAACTCATTCTCCCAGACACGCAACGTGCACTCGAGTGTGTACACATCATCGAAAAATTGTTCAACATTGAGCGAGACTTTAGCACACATTGCCACGACATGCACACATAGATAATGAAGTGTTTGAAACCTCCTGCAATTGCACTGTTGTTTCGAAGATCAACTCTATAAGACCTAGGTGGTATACTGTAATGCCCCCTttacccgataccgtcgccggagtcgagcacgaggcattactaaacttatttgagcacttaaacaaattcaaacaatttatatcacactttccagacaagctgtccaattACGTTACATAcacaaaaaaatcatatctcgagttacaaaactcgaaatccaaatccataaattttccccgaatctaggctcatatatctacttactaattcttttctagaatttttggttgggccaattagtacagcttattagttgaagtctcccctatttcagggttcggctcctctgacccctgtgcactacgaaccaaatttctccatgtacagaattcaaataaccaagccgtttgtttctcttaaaaatagactcaataaggaatccatacatatataatatgactcctaattgatttttttacaatttttaatgatttttacaaatcagaacaggggagttcaaaatcactctgacattgtttcttctatgtgaaactagattcaataagatttaatttcatattttattcaacctctaattagattttcatgatttatggtaaattttcaaactcaaactactgctactaaccaaaaactgttttagtacaaaatgttgttaactagtttataacatctttacttcatttcatttaaactctatacatgccatataaatcttcaaacataaaaccaaagctaccgaattgatcggatagtgtgctttgttgtgttgatccgatctacccacttcacttcaagtcaatctacataaaaatattaaacacacacaagtaagcttattgaagcttagtaagttcataggtttaaaagtaatgcttaccaaacataatatttccaaacaataccaaaacatttactaaagtttctgcgattcacaaccattgttataataattcacatagttgagctcaacaagaataactactcaatctctttcatttggatcacttctttttatttcttatagtcaaattaggaaacggcttacgaaattgagtacgtcgttgctcaatgccacgattcacaactcagtatggttttcctcattgaaataccatacctacatttttcaactcggtatgggaaatgccatacctacatttcttaactcaagatggatttgataataccatacctacatttcacacttcaagatggataataccatacctacatttcacaactcagtatggatgataccatacctaaatttcacactttgccatggaacaaccatggtcttatccaatcaattcatcacacgtcacgatacaaACGTattcaatcctgcgttttcctaatttgcatttccacatttattctttcattaacaaaatctacacaatcccacaacaaattcgtatataataacatattatatacttcaatcattcacaaataaacatctaaattcaaccatatgaacttacccggctaatttgtagaagatattgaaatttagggactattcataactttttcttttcctcgttcttctttggattcttgatctataatataaaatatttctactcattagtatttatttgatttctatttcacttcacaatttatgctgttaaaattttgaaattgcacttttaccccaaaatttacagttttcacaatttagtccctgctcaattcacccatcaattgaactaatttttctcaattaacactttattttatcattataaactatttcaaaaccttttatattctgaatttcaacagcaaccttcaattcgcaactttttcacaattaggtcctaaatatcatttcctatcaaaataacttaataaaaccaccttaatatgaaattagaacttaaatttcataataattcatcataaacttccCTTAttcatccagggtaacttccaatttcacccataaaatcaaaaactaatgaattctataagtggacctaattgtaaaagtcataaaaacataaaaattatcaagaaaaagcaag belongs to Gossypium arboreum isolate Shixiya-1 chromosome 7, ASM2569848v2, whole genome shotgun sequence and includes:
- the LOC108471393 gene encoding serine/threonine-protein kinase MHK-like isoform X2, producing the protein MERYKILEELGDGTCGSVFKAFNIETFEIVAVKKMKRKFYFWEECMNLREVKLKEVVGENNELFFIFEYMEHNLYQIMKEQQRPFSEGEIRSFMSQMLQGLVHMHGNGYFHRDLKPENLLVTKDFLKIADFGLAREVLSMPPYTEYVSTRWYRAPEVLLQSSYYTTAIDMWAVGAILAELFTLSPIFPGESEIDQLYKICCVLGAPDWTSFPEATNISRLINISYSDISPTNLSDIMPNASSEAVDLILQLCSWDPLRRPTAEQALQHPFFNVDVHVPRPLLCDPLELRLNNMGAKPNLELNVWDFGTEPDDCFLGLTLAVKPSASNLEMVHTVSQSMEEDILFCPRLNDHPEQSVFWSLLTPDQNRIHTPAGSSLSLSFNSIQHAPIGVPQSAGFAITSLQPNVLERQWFAVPIPFQQAHFTLD
- the LOC108471393 gene encoding serine/threonine-protein kinase MHK-like isoform X1 produces the protein MERYKILEELGDGTCGSVFKAFNIETFEIVAVKKMKRKFYFWEECMNLREVKALCKLNHPNIVKLKEVVGENNELFFIFEYMEHNLYQIMKEQQRPFSEGEIRSFMSQMLQGLVHMHGNGYFHRDLKPENLLVTKDFLKIADFGLAREVLSMPPYTEYVSTRWYRAPEVLLQSSYYTTAIDMWAVGAILAELFTLSPIFPGESEIDQLYKICCVLGAPDWTSFPEATNISRLINISYSDISPTNLSDIMPNASSEAVDLILQLCSWDPLRRPTAEQALQHPFFNVDVHVPRPLLCDPLELRLNNMGAKPNLELNVWDFGTEPDDCFLGLTLAVKPSASNLEMVHTVSQSMEEDILFCPRLNDHPEQSVFWSLLTPDQNRIHTPAGSSLSLSFNSIQHAPIGVPQSAGFAITSLQPNVLERQWFAVPIPFQQAHFTLD